ccttaaaaccaaaacataaccctaaacctaaccctatgcccctaaccgtaaccctaaccctaaacactaaccctaactcctaaccctaacacctagccctaaacctaaccctaaacacgAAGCCccccgtaaccctaacccccaaccctaatcctagacctaacccttaaaatttaaccataatcctaaacctatgcccctaaccgtaaccctaaccctaaatcctaaccctaaacgctaaccctaactcctaaccctaaccctaagctccccgtaaccctaacccctaaccctaaccctagatctaaaccttaaaaccaaaccataaccctaaacctaaccctatacccctaaccgtaaccgtaacaataaaccctaaccctaaacgctaaccctaactcctaaccctaacgcctaaccctagatctaaaccttaaaaccaaaccataaccctaaacctaaccctatgcccctaaccgtaaccctaaacctaaaccctaaccctaaacgctaaccctaaccctaagcctcccgtaaccctaacccctaaccctagttctaaaccttaaaaccaaaccctaaccctaactcctaaccctaaaccctaacgccccctaaccctaacgctagatctaaatcttaaaaacaaaccataaccctaaacctaaccctatgcccctaaccgtaaccctaaccctaaatgctaaccctaactccttaccctaaccctaaaccctaacaccccctaaccctagatctaaatcttaaaaacaaaccataaccctaaacctaaccctatgcccctaaccgtaaccataaccctaaacgctaaccgtaactcctagccctaaccctaaaccctaacgccccctaacccccaaccccaaTCCTAGACCTAACACTTAAAACTTAAccataaccctatgcccctaactcCTGCCCCTAACTCCTGCCCCTAAGCCccccgtaaccctaaccctaaccctagatctaaaccttaaaaccaaaccctaaccctaaacctaaccctatgcccctaaccgtaaccctaaccctaaacgctaaccctatgcccctaaccgtaaccctaaccctaaacgctaaccctatgcccctaaccccccttaaccctaacccctatccCTACCCCTAATCCGTAAACCCTAAGCAAATGGTGACCTCTAAATTCCTGTTTAGCCTTGTTAACATGCGGTGCCTGTGCCTGGCTGGATCACCTCACCCTGGAACAGCTCTAGCAAGGCTCTGGCTGACCTCTCCACAGTTGGAATTGTGTGGAGTGTGTTTTTTCCCATTACATCAGCTGTGTGTGGTGGTGGATATCTTGGCTTTGCAGGTAACAAACAGAGAGAGCCCTTGAAACTTCTTTAaacctatttaaaacaaaataacttatTTGCTTTCTCAGATGAAATGAACTTAAAGACACGATGTATGTATGGATACAGTTAAATATGTTTCTCCTACAACCTTGGCATTTCATGTGTTAACTGCAGTTCTGTGGGTTACAGCTGTATTACCCCAAGCGCACTAtgtttgtggccttctctgggctgggggtgtgcCTGTGTGCTCGCAGCTTTAGTGCAACGGGACCCGAGGTGACCTTGGTGCATTATGAGAGTAAAATCAGAGCACGCCAGCATGGCTAGAAGAATTCGGTCACCATCTAACTTGTTTTTAAGCTGGTGGTTGTGCTCTCTGAGGATAAGTTGACTTGCTTTCCTTTCCTAACTCCCTACAGTAGGTCTGCCAGACAAGCCTACAGTTAAGGACAATGGTACTGTCCCTGGCGGAAGGATTACGATATGCATCTGGCGACAGGATGGCTGGGGGcaccctggggcagctgctgcagaaggagagaCCAGGAAGGTTGATTCCGTTACTTCTGTGACTACGTGGGGTACTGGATGTGGAAAAGCTAAAAGCCTATTGCTGAAGGTCTGAGTACTCTTACAGAGCAAGTCATCATAGAGCAAACTGTGGGGAAGCCTTTAATGGAAGAGACTTGCCATAGAAATTAAGTAGGTTAGTTGTACTGGCAACAGTTCACAATGAAAAGGGTAATTTTGAGAGGGCTGGTAATCCAAAACCAAGGAGTTGGTCTGTTCAACTCACAAATAAGACTTCTTTTGGCTGTTACTAGTAAACAGCACATCCACTTGGAGTGCAAGTTCTTTTCACTGTCTTGTAACTTTTTGTAGCACTGATGTGAGAAtactttcagattattttccttGTTCCTGCTTATACTGATGGccaaaaaatgtttgcattttttattcAGCTGCCTGTTGTTTTACTCTTCTGATGTGTTCTCAACAAAAGATACTTAATCCCAGTGCTTTTCATATAGGTAGGAGAAATAATACATAGTATGTAAACAAGGcctttttctggattattttaaaacatcattagAAGATTGGGATTACCTGTTCTTGGGTGTTCTGGTGAGGCTGAGTGACTTGTCTGTTATGAGAATCAGAGGCAGGAACTGCTTCACAGTCCATCCTCCTCTGGCCCTACTGACTCCAGAGTAAGAATGGGACTCGATACACAACTACCAAAACCCAGAATTGGAAGGCATTCCCTGTCTCATCCACTTTATCTGGTGCTAGTTTACAGACTGTCTTGAGTTTGCAATCCTGTCAAGTCTGATTAGTAagaaagctttgatttttataGAACAAATAGTTTCTGTGGTGCTTTGATAGAGGGCATGCTGCTTTCTGGATTTAGGACTGAACTGTCTCAGCAGAAGCACAAGGTACTCTAGCTGATCTGTCCTGTAAACCTCCAGGCCTGAACAGATGTGTTCAGGCAATATCCTTTGGCACCTTTCATAAAGAACCATTATCTCCCTTTCACTGGTCAAATTCCAAGAGGACTAATCACATTCTGTTACTCTTGTTTCCCCAACCACTGTGAACGGATACCGTGGGGTTCTTCGCCTCCTTTGGCTAACTGTTGGGTAGTGTTGTGGTCCATTGGCAAGCAGCTGTTCTGCCTCATGCCACAAATGGCTTGCATTTTGCTGTTGGGCAaattctttggtttggttttccccaTGTTTTGAGTTCCCTGTGTAATAAAGATTCTTCCTACTCAGTGTAGAGCAGGAAACAGAAGGATGTGCCACAGAGACAAATGGTCTTTGAAACAAAAGGTGTATTGGCATAAGATCCCCACAAAAAAGCTTGTTGACActgattttcaaatgaaagaaacccttcttttaaagaaataaccatCCAGCTGTTCTAATAATGTGCTTTCACTTACTAGATGAGAAAACCATGGGGCACTGTGGAAGATGTAGCCCAACATGGAAAAGGTTTCTCAGGAAGAACAGCAGCATGAGGCACCTGAATATTGTTCCTAAGAGGCCTCTCAGCAACACTTTAGAACTGATGTGTCTGGTTTTATTACCAAATAAAGCTCCTTCTGGGAAAGAATGTGCTACGAGACTGTGTCCTGAGGTAGCATAGGTTTACGAGTTACCTGCTGGAATTAAGGCCCAAAGTCTCGTCTGCCTCTTAAGGAGCCTGGGCTTATGTGGCCAATGCTGTCGGTCTGTGTCGTCTCCCCAAAGCTCAGGTCAGTTTCCAGCAGATTTGAGAAGGACAGGGATTGtagagagaaataatttctagatgattctgtggtgCTTAATAACTACATACAAAAGGAAAACCCAAATTAATGTTCCCTCAGAGGGATGGCTATGAATAAATATCATTAGGTAGTAGAGAATCAAGATGGAGCAGAAGAATAAGAAACAAGCAGGTGTTATTTAGCTGATCTTGGAGTGATTTATTCAGTGTGCAAGCATCCCCTAAATACAGGTATGAGACTTTATTGATACCTAAAAAGAATCAGACTACTCTTTTGAAAGAGACTGAAAGGTTTGTGTTTATTCTGCAGCTAGTCCATCTGGGAGTTACAGAGGACTTTGCGGGCACCACGCCATGTGCAGACTTactgagcagagcagaaaagaaggGGTAGCACACCGAGCTTTCATGGCACTGTTTGTTGCCAGCCACAGAGGTCGTGTTGAAACTGTCAAGTTTCCCCTGAGACATGGTAATATTAGAACAATTCTTCTCTGCACAGCATACCACTTTCCTGTTTACCCAGGCCACAGAATTTTACTCAAATGGCCTTGAGTATTTTGTATTTGAGGTGGAGAATGTATTCAGCACATCAGTTCTGATGTACCCATGGAGACAATAAACACTTGCTAAGTGTAATGACTTTTGGTGTTAGAGAAATTCATATTGGAGAACAGGATTCCAATTTTTTACTTTCCTCTTCAAGtctcattttatttattgctattttctTATTATCTAGAAATGCTTAGTTCTTATCAGTCCTGTGCTGTGCTTTATCAGCCACTGAAACACAAGTAGGGTTGTAAGCACTAGTTCTATGGCTCTGACATTTGGGCTCTTTTGTTGCTTTTCAACTAAATCAGCCTTCTTTCCCCAGAAATCTGCATTTGCACAATGGATAGCCCTTTGGGTCTGAGGTCACTTGATTGTCCTGAATGAAAGGACATTTCTTAATGAAAGGACATCTgttaatcactttttttttttttgaaaagtgactGCTGAGGAGGAAATCCCACCTTGTCTGACAGTGTTCCCTTCGATCCCAGTTCTTGAGTCTGGCCTCCTCAAAGTTTGTCCCTGTTAAAGGACATCGTCCTCTCCCAGTAAGTGAGAGCTCCCAGTGCAAAAATAACGGCAGCGTCTAGCTGTGGCAAAGCTAGCAATGATCCCTGAACGGAACAAAGAACAGCCCATGGCTGCGTGTGAGCTAAGGGCAGCAGCATTCGTTCACTAGACAGGTTTGTTAATTCCACTGCTTAGATGCGACTAAAACTGCATctgccttcagaaaaaaattgtgcaTTGTGGCCCGCAGATGGCATTACCTCCTTTCGTATGCCTTGTCCCACTCAGCCTGTGGATGATTTTTCACAAGTGCGGATTTGCACCCCAAAACCCCGCTGGGAAGGCCTGTGCTTCACGGCGCTGCTGCGGTGTGCCGGCACTGACCTGCTCCTCGCTAGGGGGCACAACCTCTGGGCCCGGACAGTGGGACACACCGCTGTGAGCCCTGCCCGGCAGCAGGGGCTGAGGCCGAGCCAACGCACCATGGTCGGCTTCCAGCGGAGGAAGAGATCCGCTGGCCCTGTGCCACCCTCCACGCTGTGAATCAGGCCTTGCAGCAGACGTCTGGGCCCACGTCCTAAAATACACACCGACTAACTTGGTTCTGGCAAATTTCAAGGGACAGTCCGTAACTTTCCCAGAGACCCACGCTTCAAATATAGGTCACTGGGTGGGATTTGTAGGTTTTAGTTATGAAATAAGCTCATGTACTGGTGATGATGCAGCTAAGATGACAACCAGCTTGACAGGACAGCTCTCAAACACGCTTTTAATTTGTAGCTTAAGTATTTATAACGTTGTTCCCTAGCCAAACTGGCCATTTAGGTAATACGGTTTGTAGGAGAGCTCAAGCCTGTCTGCAAGTTCTCTTTGGAATGCTCCTCGATAGGGTAATTTCTTAATAGCTGGCAACAGCCCAGGGTGATATAGTTTAATGGGTATTTCAGGAGACTGGAAATCCCTAGATCTTTAATCCAGTTCTGGCCCTGACTGGCTTTATTGCCTCTGGCACATCAGTTAAGGGTTATTTTATAAGTAGAGCAGTTTGTCTGCCATGGGAGAGTGCAGGCAAAGTTGATGTGCATGCAAGTGGCTAATTATCATTGCCCAGTGCTTGCTTAGTGTCTCCAACATTTTAAGCCTTGGGGCTTTGAGGGTTGGAGTTTCCTGAAGCCAGTGATGGGGTGAAGCGACTTGCTTGCCCACCTGCTTTCAAAGATTTTTAGTATCCCAGATTGCTTAGATGCTTACAGTCTCTTTATGCCTCTATGATCAGCAGAAGGAAGCTGAGCTTCTGGTCTGGTTCCTGAGGGCTTATTAAGGACTCAATGGTCAATCTTGAGCAGTTTCCATTGTTTTGCTTAAAGAGACATTTTTCCGAAAAGCTTGGCACTTCCAATTAACCACAGAGGAGGTGGTTCTCAGTGGAACTGAGCACTCCTGAGAACTTGGCCCACTGCCTTTTTGCTTGCAAAGCCCCATGTATAGCCAGGAGACTACAAATAACCAACTCGAgttgttcttgttttcttgtgTCAAAGCATTTTCCTGAACTGATACCAGGATTGCTACATAAATATCCAGTGAGTTGTGGCCTTGGTATTTAAGTCTGTGTTCCAGATCAGTGCCTGGGAGTAGCCATATCCAGAATGTGATAAAAATTAGCGTCCTGTTGTGCAGCATTGTCTTTTATGAATAGGTGAAATAAGGATCAGAAGGATGCTGGCTGTGAATTTGGATACCTTTAGTCTATATCCCTTAAGGGAGAGATTGTGGCTAATGATGTGCACTAAGAATTGACTTCAATGCTTTGCTCCAGCTTTGCCTTGTGTGCACTGAATGAAGGGGAGACAAGTTACGTAGACCTAGTCCTGGAGGAAGGGCTGCAGAGTAGGGCAGTGTAGTACCCAAGCAAAGGTGCCCGACATTccagggaaaaaaccccaacggGGGATCTGAGTAATGGCCCCACCTGTGTTTGTTGTCAGGTAGTCCCAGACAGAAATACGGAGTGTTGCTCAGGGTAAGCACAGTGAGGGTAACATGGCAGGTATCCAGGCATGTGGCTGCCCAGCTCAGAGAGAGATAGTTTAGTCTGTCCAGGGAATTGTTTCCCTGTGCTCACAATCTTCAGCTTCCTGGAAGTAAGTCCTTAAGCCTAGTTTCCATGTTAGTAAAGTTAAAATACTAACCtggaatgctttaaaaatgcagctgcatCCCCTGAGCACTTCTCTGCCTCATTCAGGGTGGAGGGTTGGATGGATGCCTAGTCTGAAAGCAGGGCTTTGCGCCTTCTTTGGATCTTCTCTGCCACCAGACTGTGCGCTCTGCTGAGAACAGCGTGCGTGAACCAGGAGTGGGGACTGAGAAATGGAAAACACAGGTTCAATCTCTAGAACAATCTAATAAAAATATCCCTTCACTTCAGCTTCTTCTATTTTTGTAAACTGAAAGAGCTTTGTGGTGATTGTTTTACTTTGTTGATattgcttttctctccttcagtttaaaaGGTCACAACCTAAAGGGAAAACCCTTGTTGCTGTTTTGAATGGCCTGAAGTTACACAACAGAAATGGCAGGAGTGGGAAATGGCTGCAGCTAGCAGGAGAGGGTGCTTGGGGAGTGGGGCCTCGAGCAGTCTGCAGAATGTGTGTGCCCTCTCATCCTCAGGCCTGTGTCGTGCTCTCCATTCCTGTATGAAAAATTGCCATTTGCTTTTCTTGAGCCACACCTTCTCAGCTGCATCCAGTTGTGAAGATAATCTACGCAGAGTTTCAGAGGTATCAGCCCTGTATTCCTTCTGAATTGGTAACTGTACTTTAAGTTGCTCAAATATAAGATAAATACCTCTTGTCTTCCAATTCCTTATTCTAATCAAGTAAAAAAGCAAGGTCCAGGACTTCGGACTACAGCAAGTACCACTTCTGATGCCAGTTACCTTGAGCCCAGAGGACACATAGCAATGCCTACACATGCCGATGTCAGTCTGAACAAATGAGCGCAGAATGCCTTCGCTTTGAGGGGGCACTTTCATGGTATCATTTAAAGAAAGCTCACTTGAACAGGTTTTACACCAAGTGTTAATTCTATGTGACTTAAATACGTAGTTGTTTAATAACTGCTTAGGAGAATGAGAAGATCACAAATTTTATCCAAGTGATCAGTAGACAAGATATAAAAAGATGGTGCTTCTGGCATTTTGCTGAGCAGCTGAATATTGCAAGCAGGATTATACAGAAAAGTGCTTAGAAATCCTTTATTCGTTCTTCCTATTGACTGTCTAGACTGTCTAATCTGTACCCAAGCTTCTAGAAATGGGGAGAGGATTTGTAGTTGCTTTTAGACACCATGCAGCATGCTGCATAGCTCtgggaaagaaagcaaatgtcatatGGAGAGAACTGGGTGACCTCAGGACAAGGATGCCAGGAATGGCAGGAAATTATGTACTATGTGATTATGCAGTTAGGGgcaaatatgaaatatttttttgctggAAGCTGGAGACTCTTCCTTTGGAAAGAACAGAAGTCACCAATGTGTTGCAGCTGGGAAATGGATGGGTGTGCAGCAATCCAAAATGGTATTGGGGCAAATTAGAAGAGAATTAAACGTCTGGGTGAGAGAAGCCCTGGAACAGTGTGTGCTGTTCTGCTTAGGTGAGAAAGCTGAACTGAAGCTAGAAGAGACCCCTCAGTTAACCAGGGGAGAGGAAAGATTTGCTCTTCCTGAGCGAGCCAGGAGGGTAGGGCATAGCCGATAAAGGACCATGCAAGGACAGTATTGCTCTTTATTGATGAGGATAAATGTCAGGGAGGTAAAGAAGATATTTACACTGAAGGAAACTGCTGGGATAATAAGACCAGAGATGAGAATATGTTTTGCAGCTCTTGTTAGGGAGGAGCGGGGCAGAGAGATCTAACCAAATGTGTGTGCCTTTAAGAAGGCTTGTTGTGTGATAGAACAGTCTGGGAAACTGTTTGAACTGCATGACAGAATTGTACATGctgattttatttattgcaaCATTGTATTTGTTGCTTAATGTTTCTATTCCAAAGAATAAAAATCGGATGTAGACAAAGCAGATAATATTGCCTGTCTTAAAGTAACCAGCTACACTGTAGTGTGCACCAGAAATAAACAGCAGGGGAGACAGCAGACTGAGACCAGAGCTCAGACAGAAATGTGACTGTTGAAGAGACTGAGGCTCTGGATTTGTGAAATCCATGCTCAGCTCTGCCACTGCTTCATATACGATTCTGAGAACTTGACTTCTGTCCTGTATAGTATCAGGAATCCCTGCAAATGTTGTTTCTCTATTGCACTGGTGTGCAGAAGTCTGTTTCAAGAAAAGAAGCTGTAATAACCTCTTCAGAGAAAGGAAACGACAAGCAAGAGATTTGTGTTTTGTATTGCAACCATTACTTCTCTATGCTGGAGCACAGGGGAAGGATCAGTCTCCAGAAGACTTCAGTGAGGACTTGTTAATGAACTTTGGGTTCCTCAGATAAAGAAACAGGGAGATCATTGTGGAGAAGAAAATGCACTAAAAATGCCTTGAGTCTAATTATGTTCAGGGCAGGACAAACATCACAACTGTCTCCTAATATTAAGAAATCCAAAGCGACCCTTTTGGAAGGACTGTGGTTCCTCTTGATGGAAAAGGCAGTAACTTAAATAAAGATGACAAGCACCGGAATAATTCATCACACTTTCTTACTATCAGCTCAGCCCCTTTCCTTGTCTGGGCTGAATCCCAGTATTGCTCAGAGCCATCATGCAAACTGCTGTTCCCCCAGAGCCTTGGGAAAGCTAAGGCTCAGCAAGCCTGAAACAGCCACTGCTGCTCTTCAGAAATAGTCTCT
The sequence above is drawn from the Strix uralensis isolate ZFMK-TIS-50842 chromosome 18, bStrUra1, whole genome shotgun sequence genome and encodes:
- the ANKRD60 gene encoding LOW QUALITY PROTEIN: ankyrin repeat domain-containing protein 60 (The sequence of the model RefSeq protein was modified relative to this genomic sequence to represent the inferred CDS: inserted 1 base in 1 codon) — its product is MSSSSQTFAVQLHLPETKEISSLPRCQNYLTVKKLKFHLELLTGILLCFQWLRHAVPVPGWITSPWNSSSKALADLSTVGIVWSVFFPITSAVCGGGYLGFAVGLPDKPTVKDNGTVPGGRITICIWRQDGWGHPGAAAAEGETRKLVHLGVTEDFAGTTPCADLLXQSRKEGVAHRAFMALFVASHRGRVETVKFPLRHGADLHPKTPLGRPVLHGAAAVCRH